Proteins encoded within one genomic window of Fuerstiella sp.:
- the truA gene encoding tRNA pseudouridine(38-40) synthase TruA, translating into MAIPDESNAPQANIADTSAGMRRMPMPTQNIMLTVAYDGTNYCGWQVQPNGRTVQQCVESSITRLTGETVRILCAGRTDSGVHALGQVASFRTESKIPAKQFRRGLQRYLPEDITIIKSVRVSDEFHATFSARRKRYRYLIWDGPVLPPGLRHHVYQTRRAIKIEPMVASLKALRGTHDFRCFETNYPNKKTSERTIMDATIERCPAPVFWTGVDFWPTDARPHEAPQSPLISFEVEADGFLYNMVRAIVGTLLRIGNGQRSVEYLGEVIMSQNRSMAGTTAPAHGLYLVEVDYPSELLTVPDKTP; encoded by the coding sequence ATGGCAATTCCCGATGAGTCAAATGCTCCACAGGCGAACATTGCCGATACCTCCGCCGGGATGCGTCGAATGCCCATGCCAACGCAAAACATCATGCTGACCGTGGCCTACGACGGTACGAATTACTGCGGATGGCAGGTACAGCCAAACGGTCGCACTGTGCAGCAGTGCGTTGAGTCGTCGATTACCCGGCTCACAGGCGAAACCGTGCGAATTCTTTGTGCCGGCCGTACGGACTCCGGCGTTCACGCTCTTGGCCAGGTGGCCAGTTTCCGGACTGAGTCGAAGATTCCGGCAAAGCAGTTTAGACGCGGACTGCAGCGTTACCTGCCGGAAGACATCACCATTATAAAATCGGTGCGGGTCTCCGATGAATTTCATGCCACATTCTCTGCCAGGCGGAAGCGTTACCGCTATCTGATCTGGGACGGCCCGGTACTTCCACCGGGATTACGTCATCACGTGTATCAAACTCGACGGGCAATCAAAATTGAGCCGATGGTGGCATCCCTGAAGGCCCTGCGGGGCACTCATGACTTTCGCTGTTTCGAAACAAATTATCCCAACAAAAAGACCAGTGAGCGAACAATTATGGATGCAACCATTGAGCGTTGTCCGGCTCCTGTCTTTTGGACCGGGGTCGATTTCTGGCCCACCGATGCCCGTCCGCACGAAGCACCCCAGTCACCGCTTATCAGTTTTGAAGTCGAAGCTGACGGGTTCCTCTACAATATGGTGCGAGCCATTGTGGGCACACTGCTGCGAATCGGGAACGGCCAGCGATCTGTAGAATATTTGGGTGAAGTCATTATGAGTCAGAATCGCAGCATGGCCGGCACAACGGCTCCTGCACACGGTTTGTACCTTGTGGAGGTGGACTATCCTTCTGAGCTACTCACAGTGCCCGACAAAACCCCCTGA
- a CDS encoding M48 family metallopeptidase, with protein sequence MPGLRHSSVGLLFLLFFVGLSGAIMFVGCSSVPVTGRRQLLTISEAEENQLGLTAYKEVLEKEPLSRNDRYNQLVQRVGNRIATVADRPGFDWEFKVIESDTQNAFCLPGGKVAVYTGMLSVCQTEAGLAVVMSHEVAHAIARHGGERMSHKMAQNLGQQAVGRLLQDQDDQKKKIALTAFSIGSEYGAILPYSRKHELEADSIGIRLMAEAGYDPSAAPEFWERFAGLKGGDSPLEFMSTHPSDSRRSQSLRERLPEAMRLYEQADKKYGLGESIDQ encoded by the coding sequence ATGCCTGGATTACGACACTCATCGGTAGGATTGTTGTTTCTGCTTTTCTTTGTCGGCCTGTCCGGCGCAATCATGTTTGTGGGGTGTTCCTCTGTACCGGTGACAGGTCGACGTCAGCTGTTGACGATTTCGGAGGCTGAGGAAAACCAACTGGGGTTAACAGCGTACAAAGAGGTTCTGGAAAAAGAACCTCTTTCAAGGAACGACCGGTACAATCAACTGGTGCAGCGAGTGGGAAACCGAATTGCCACCGTGGCCGATCGTCCGGGTTTTGACTGGGAATTCAAGGTCATCGAATCCGACACTCAAAATGCATTCTGTCTTCCTGGAGGCAAAGTCGCCGTTTATACCGGAATGCTGTCGGTCTGTCAGACGGAAGCCGGTTTAGCTGTTGTGATGTCTCACGAAGTTGCCCACGCCATCGCTCGTCATGGTGGGGAACGTATGAGTCACAAGATGGCGCAGAATCTGGGTCAGCAGGCCGTCGGACGACTACTACAGGATCAGGATGACCAAAAGAAAAAGATTGCCCTGACTGCGTTCAGCATTGGATCTGAATACGGTGCCATCCTGCCCTACAGTCGCAAACATGAGCTGGAAGCCGACTCCATCGGGATCAGATTAATGGCAGAAGCTGGCTACGATCCGTCCGCCGCTCCTGAGTTTTGGGAACGCTTTGCAGGTCTTAAGGGGGGAGACAGTCCCTTGGAATTCATGTCGACCCATCCCTCGGATTCCAGACGCTCCCAAAGTCTGCGGGAACGTTTACCTGAGGCCATGCGGCTCTATGAACAGGCGGATAAGAAATACGGTCTGGGAGAGTCCATCGATCAGTAG